TATTCTCAATAGTTCATGGGTATGAGCGTCAATGGTTATAATAATGTTTCCTTGATATTCTCCCACTTTCTGGCCGGTCCAGAGGTCGAAAAGGGAGTATTTTCTGTCTGGATTCAGGCCTATCTTAGCTAAAGGCAAAGTAATTGTAGTCCTGCGGTTGCTCCAGTTGAACAGGCCGACTAGCGATGCATCCTCGCCTGGTACGTGCCAAATACTGGGCAAGGCACCGTAAGTCAGACGCTGGCTATCACCAAACACATTTATGGCACCGAAGGCAGCTAAAAAGTCTGGCCTATCAAAAAGATCTAAAGGCCTGGCCCTCAAACCGGAGGTGCTCAACGTGATGAGGGCGACATTGTTTAGCAAGTCTATCTGTTCCGGGGACAGGAAGGTCAGGTCTCCAGCAAGCCACAGGTTGCCGTTCAGCGCGTAGGTAGCGATAAGGGTTTTTGCTTCCTGGAGAGACCAGGGATCAAGTCTGACTCCTTCACCCGTCTGTGTATTGAAAAGGTGGCCCCTGGCAAAGTAACCGGCTATATTGTTCCGGATGTACCAAGTAGCATATTGCCAATTAAGCCATGGAATATCACTTGTTGTTAAGTCAGCACTCAGGCGAAACTCCGTGTCCATCCCCATGCGGCTTTCGTTGAGGATTCCCACCGGGGCCAACCATGGGCCTATGGCTTGCTGGATATAAGCTCTATCGCCTGCTCCTCTTCTGATCGCCAGCAAGCCCTGACGCAAAGCTTCCAAAGAGGTTACAGTAGGGTTGTATCTTTTGCCTTCCACTGCACCTGCTTGCAAGAAGTCCAACTTAAGGTACTCGTATCCCCACTCATTAACTACAGTGCTGAAAAGTCTTTCCAACCATGTCTGTACCTCTGGGTGAGAGCCATCTAAGACATACCTCTCCGGGGCACCGGGGTCTTGTCTATAAACATATAGCAAACCATTTCTATCTTTTACAAACCAATCGGGGTGCTGACGCAAGAGAGCCGACTCTTTATCAACCAAGAAGGGAGCGAACCATAAGCCTGGCTTCAATCCCAGTTTGCGGATCTTCTGGGCAGTGGCTTTCATCCCTTCGGGGAACTTTTCATTAGCCTCCCAATCACCGCGGAAGGTGAACCAGCCGCTATCTATCAGGACATATTGATAGGCAGGAGATAGTCTCTCCTTCATGAACATAGCATTACGCAATACGTCTGCCTCAGTAATCTTCCGATAATAGTAAGGCCAGGAGCACCATCCGAGGGAGGGAGGCGCCGGCTTAACCTGGTTAATCTTTCCCACGGTCAGCCCATACTCATCCAGGCAGGCCAGAGGGTTACTGCACACCCCAATTATAATCTTTTCCGAAGAAAAGGCCTGACCCGGGAGCAAGAGCGCATCACCCAAGTTATTCACGTTCCATCCGGAGATTCTACCGGAAAGAGGGTTCTGACGCATATCAATAAAGGTCTTCCATTTCTCAGCTGTGAGGGTCCCAGCAATAAATCCTATCCCCTTCTTTTTATTCCAGAAGGCATGCACCCACC
This Anaerolineae bacterium DNA region includes the following protein-coding sequences:
- a CDS encoding alpha-galactosidase, translating into MRKILSSLLSVLILAVMILETITGTNHGPVELEKDLPFSHCATDQEGTVSLTNGRVTVSFDRCNGLLSFAAEGRELFEGAYFSAWLNGEERTSPQFTWEKWSKTTAIDTLGLGSTLIITSTESKGIKWSVKITLYENKDHAIFQHTLANMGQQAIQVGGLKPLAVGKNGRFSEALSLRGAVAFINSYTSVGYRGVVPVLPVPYIRVPVSLPDGTGNLRFGDYSGWWVHAFWNKKKGIGFIAGTLTAEKWKTFIDMRQNPLSGRISGWNVNNLGDALLLPGQAFSSEKIIIGVCSNPLACLDEYGLTVGKINQVKPAPPSLGWCSWPYYYRKITEADVLRNAMFMKERLSPAYQYVLIDSGWFTFRGDWEANEKFPEGMKATAQKIRKLGLKPGLWFAPFLVDKESALLRQHPDWFVKDRNGLLYVYRQDPGAPERYVLDGSHPEVQTWLERLFSTVVNEWGYEYLKLDFLQAGAVEGKRYNPTVTSLEALRQGLLAIRRGAGDRAYIQQAIGPWLAPVGILNESRMGMDTEFRLSADLTTSDIPWLNWQYATWYIRNNIAGYFARGHLFNTQTGEGVRLDPWSLQEAKTLIATYALNGNLWLAGDLTFLSPEQIDLLNNVALITLSTSGLRARPLDLFDRPDFLAAFGAINVFGDSQRLTYGALPSIWHVPGEDASLVGLFNWSNRRTTITLPLAKIGLNPDRKYSLFDLWTGQKVGEYQGNIIITIDAHTHELLRIQ